Proteins from a single region of Pangasianodon hypophthalmus isolate fPanHyp1 chromosome 7, fPanHyp1.pri, whole genome shotgun sequence:
- the gabarapl2 gene encoding gamma-aminobutyric acid receptor-associated protein-like 2, with amino-acid sequence MKWMFKEDHSLEHRCVESAKIRNKYPDRVPVIVEKVSGSQIVDIDKRKYLVPSDITVAQFMWIIRKRIQLPSEKAIFLFVDKTVPQSSLTMGQLYEKEKDEDGFLYVAYSGENTFGY; translated from the exons ATGAAATGGATGTTTAAAGAAGATCATTCTCTCG AGCACCGGTGTGTCGAATCGGCCAAGATCCGAAACAAATACCCCGACAGGGTTCCt gtgatcGTGGAGAAGGTGTCGGGTTCTCAGATCGTGGACATCGATAAGCGTAAGTACTTGGTGCCGTCGGACATCACTGTGGCTCAGTTCATGTGGATCATCAGGAAACGCATCCAGCTGCCCTCTGAGAAAGCCATCTTCCTGTTCGTGGACAAAACCGTCCCACagtccag tctgaCTATGGGACAGCTGTACGAGAAGGAGAAGGACGAGGACGGCTTCTTGTACGTGGCCTACAGCGGAGAGAACACGTTCGGATAttaa
- the adat1 gene encoding tRNA-specific adenosine deaminase 1 isoform X2: MEQLCVVMRGGHSSVFCRADQAGKWRIRPDVSFLFFCSHTPCGDASIIPMTESQAQPCPPVPRANQESEQGNRKRSAESETGGVKKRVRVDRQQDISDDPRSIEGVEADGAVVGDDGAGVGTDGAGVGDDGAVVGGDRAGVGDDRAGVGDAGEGVGADGAGVGDAGEGVGDDRAGVGGDGAGVGDDRAGVGLGSERVEVSSGEQVCDVHRTGAKCVPGAPSDPRGPGLDFHTVGALRVKPGRGEATLSLSCSDKLSRWCTLGFQGALLSHFLQEGVYFSAVVVGKCPYSRHALHRAISRCASVTGLPAGFSPHTPELLQSSVEFTHGRTHTLQSHDASQQGRVVPCGAAISWCSVSSQPLDVTANGYKQGVTKKSLGTPQARSLISKVELFHSFLKLLELVDDSELPDSLRGKDLSTYWDYKVAADEYQQAWIALRTQVFTLWPQSPRHLLHFT, translated from the exons ATGGAGCAGCTGTGTGTGGTGATGAGAGGAGGTCACAGCTCCGTGTTCTGTCGCGCTGATCAGGCGGGGAAGTGGAGGATTCGTCCTGACGTCTCCTTCCTGTTCTTCTGCAGTCACACGCCAT GTGGAGACGCCTCCATCATCCCCATGACGGAGAGCCAGGCTCAGCCATGCCCACCTGTCCCACGAGCCAATCAGGAGTCAGAGCAGGGAAACAGGAAGCGGAGCGccgagagtgagacaggtggagtGAAGAAGCGTGTCAGAGTGGACAGACAGCAGGACATCAGTGATGATCCCCGCAGTATCGAGGGCGTGGAGGCTGACGGAGCGGTCGTAGGGGATGACGGGGCGGGTGTAGGGACTGACGGTGCAGGAGTAGGGGATGACGGCGCGGTCGTAGGGGGTGACAGAGCGGGTGTAGGGGATGACAGAGCAGGAGTAGGGGATGCCGGGGAGGGTGTAGGGGCTGACGGGGCGGGTGTAGGGGATGCCGGGGAGGGTGTAGGGGATGACAGAGCAGGTGTAGGGGGTGACGGGGCAGGAGTAGGGGATGACAGAGCAGGTGTAGGTTTGGGAAGCGAGCGTGTGGAGGTGAGCTCAGGTGAGCAGGTGTGTGACGTGCACCGCACCGGGGCGAAGTGTGTCCCCGGGGCGCCGAGTGACCCGCGGGGTCCGGGGCTGGACTTCCACACGGTGGGCGCTCTGCGGGTGAAACCGGGCCGCGGAGAAGCCACGCTCTCGCTCTCCTGTAGCGACAAACTGAGCCGCTGGTGCACGCTCGGCTTCCAGGGGGCGCTGCTGAGCCACTTCCTGCAGGAGGGCGTGTACTTCAGCGCCGTGGTGGTGGGGAAGTGTCCTTACAGCCGACACGCCCTACACCGCGCCATCAGCAG atgTGCGAGTGTGACGGGTCTGCCAGCTGGATTCTCTCCACACACTCCTGAGCTCCTGCAGTCCAGTGTGGAGTTCACACACggccgcacacacacactgcaatccCATGATGCCTCACAGCAGGGCCGTGTGGTGCCGTGTGGAGCCG CCATAAGCTGGTGCAGCGTCTCCTCTCAGCCGCTAGACGTCACTGCTAACGGCTACAAACAGGGAGTGACGAAGAAATCTCTGGGAACGCCACAGGCTCG ATCATTAATCAGTAAGGTGGAGCTTTTTCACTCCTTCCTTAAGCTGCTGGAGTTAGTAGACGACTCAGAGCTTCCTGACTCTCTCAG gggaAAAGATCTGAGCACATATTGGGACTATAAAGTAGCGGCGGATGAATACCAGCAGGCGTGGATCGCACTGCGCACTCAAGTGTTCACTCTGTGGCCTCAGAGCCCTCGACACCTACTGCACttcacctga